The following are from one region of the Littorina saxatilis isolate snail1 linkage group LG2, US_GU_Lsax_2.0, whole genome shotgun sequence genome:
- the LOC138958851 gene encoding coiled-coil domain-containing protein 166-like: MPPKGKKGKKKGKDKPAPEEKPKTPEPTEKEVLLQDELNKVTQDLEDAKTKVGDLRNENEWLLQEAQKVRIESHEYMSYMEKKTSKRQTTIVTLSDHNKQEIRNIQLQRQVMEEEFDEKRRALEAFLLEKQHLLEKTKQELNDLQEYKNLQIDQLTKIKDLERQVHEMRAHHTQTIQHLKSDFLKQKREYQVDSDTRIQSLEQKANKEAMQCLTDHTSSIKLENRALRQELLSLIQTTRALNEHQKELEDQRRQLLREQNYATDLKKLREMRQQKSFKGVTIGDDASTARDEVASNAEL; the protein is encoded by the exons ATGCCACCAAAAGGAAAAAAGGGCAAAAAGAAGGGCAAAGACAAACCAGCTCCGGAAGAAAAGCCCAAAACACCGGAACCAACAGAAAAAGAGGTTTTACTTCAAGACGA GTTAAATAAAGTAACACAAGACCTTGAGGATGCAAAGACCAAAGTTGGAGACTT ACGAAATGAAAATGAATGGCTTCTGCAGGAAGCTCAAAAAGTCCGCATTGAAAGT CATGAGTATATGAGCTACATGGAAAAGAAGACAAGCAAGCGCCAGACAACAATCGTCACCCTTAGCGACCACAACAAGCAAGAAATCAGAAACATCCAGCTTCAGCGCCAAGTCATGGAAGAGGAGTTTGATGAGAAAAGGAGAG CACTCGAGGCCTTTTTGTTGGAAAAGCAACATCTCCTGGAGAAAACCAAGCAGGAACTTAATGACCTTCAAGAGTACAAG AATCTTCAAATAGATCAGCTGACGAAAATCAAGGACCTTGAACGACAAGTCCATGAAATGCGAGCACACCATACCCAAACCATTCAACACCTCAAGTCTGACTTCTTGAAGCAGAAAAGAGAATACCAAGTTGACTCCGATACACGCATCCAGTCTTTAGAGCAGAAAGCAAACAAG GAAGCCATGCAGTGTCTGACTGACCATACCAGCAGCATCAAACTGGAGAACCGAGCCTTACGGCAGGAGTTACTGTCCCTTATTCAAACAACGCGAGCACTGAACGAGCATCAGAAGGAGCTGGAAGATCAGAGGAGACAACTCCTGAGAGAACAAAACTATGCCACTGACTTAAAGAAACTGAGAGAAATGCGTCagcaaaagtccttcaaaggtGTTACCATTGGCGATGATGCCTCAACAGCGAGAGATGAAGTTGCAAGCAATGCTGAGTtgtaa